The proteins below come from a single Natrinema sp. SYSU A 869 genomic window:
- a CDS encoding DUF2249 domain-containing protein, which produces MATKSTERTLDVREIDGPPFDDIMAALKDLETEHRLRLIAPFEPEPLYEVLDDRGFTHESEEREGGVWHVFIEQA; this is translated from the coding sequence ATGGCAACGAAATCCACCGAACGAACGCTGGATGTGAGGGAAATCGACGGCCCACCGTTCGATGACATCATGGCCGCACTCAAGGACCTCGAGACGGAGCACCGACTACGACTGATCGCCCCATTCGAGCCGGAGCCACTTTATGAGGTGCTCGACGACCGTGGGTTCACCCACGAGAGCGAGGAACGCGAGGGCGGCGTCTGGCACGTCTTCATCGAGCAGGCGTAG
- the gatC gene encoding Asp-tRNA(Asn)/Glu-tRNA(Gln) amidotransferase subunit GatC — MSDDAVSPEEVRHVADLARVDLDDDEVDQFTGQFADILEYFETLDEVPEVDRDADLANVMRPDEERTSLDSEEALRNAPETEDGYFKGPNVS; from the coding sequence ATGAGCGACGACGCTGTGAGTCCCGAGGAGGTCCGCCACGTCGCGGATTTGGCTCGCGTCGACCTCGACGATGACGAGGTCGACCAATTCACCGGGCAGTTTGCGGACATCCTCGAGTACTTCGAGACGTTAGACGAGGTGCCGGAAGTCGACCGGGACGCCGACCTCGCGAACGTGATGCGACCGGACGAGGAACGCACCTCGCTCGACAGCGAGGAAGCGCTCCGGAACGCGCCGGAAACTGAGGATGGCTACTTCAAGGGGCCGAACGTCTCGTAA
- a CDS encoding transcription initiation factor IIB gives MTDTPIRTRTDERDQTEPETESEASAETDREREQCPECDGRLVADDEHAETVCEDCGLVVDEGEIDRGPEWRAFDAAEKDEKSRVGAPMTNMMHDQGLSTNIGWQDKDAYGKSLSSRQREKMQRLRTWNERFRTRNSKERNLKQALGEIDRMASALGLPENVQETASVIYRRALEEDLLPGRSIEGVATSSLYAAARQAGTPRSLDEISAVSRVEKTEVARTYRYVVRELGLEVQPADPESYVPRFASDLDLSDESELRARGLLATAKEKGIHSGKSPVGLAAAAVYAAALLTNEQITQNDVSEVASISEVTIRNRYHELLEAEDGATV, from the coding sequence ATGACAGATACTCCCATTCGAACGCGGACTGACGAGCGAGACCAGACCGAGCCCGAAACCGAGAGCGAAGCGTCGGCCGAAACCGACCGCGAGCGAGAGCAGTGTCCGGAGTGTGACGGCCGACTGGTCGCCGACGACGAACACGCCGAGACCGTCTGCGAGGACTGTGGACTGGTCGTCGACGAGGGCGAGATCGACCGCGGCCCCGAGTGGCGTGCGTTCGACGCCGCCGAGAAAGACGAGAAATCCCGCGTCGGTGCCCCGATGACGAACATGATGCACGATCAGGGGCTCTCGACAAACATCGGCTGGCAGGACAAGGACGCCTACGGAAAGTCCCTGAGCTCTCGCCAGCGCGAGAAGATGCAGCGTCTGCGCACCTGGAACGAGCGGTTCCGGACTCGCAACTCCAAAGAACGCAATCTGAAGCAAGCGCTGGGAGAGATCGATCGGATGGCCTCCGCGCTCGGCCTCCCCGAAAACGTCCAGGAAACTGCCAGCGTCATCTATCGGCGTGCACTCGAGGAGGACCTGCTACCGGGCCGTTCCATCGAAGGCGTCGCAACATCCTCGCTGTACGCCGCGGCCCGACAGGCCGGCACGCCGCGCAGTCTCGACGAGATTTCCGCGGTCTCCCGCGTCGAGAAAACCGAAGTCGCCCGCACCTATCGATACGTCGTCCGCGAACTCGGGCTGGAGGTCCAGCCGGCCGATCCCGAAAGCTACGTGCCCCGTTTCGCCAGCGACCTCGACCTTTCCGACGAGAGCGAACTGCGCGCTCGCGGTCTGCTTGCGACGGCGAAGGAGAAGGGAATTCACAGCGGCAAATCTCCGGTCGGCCTCGCCGCGGCAGCAGTGTACGCGGCTGCGCTCCTGACGAACGAACAGATCACCCAAAACGACGTCAGCGAAGTTGCCAGTATCTCCGAAGTCACCATCCGAAACCGGTACCACGAACTGCTCGAGGCTGAGGACGGAGCAACCGTCTGA
- the nrfD gene encoding NrfD/PsrC family molybdoenzyme membrane anchor subunit, translating to MSTKEPTEADILRPINTLTKKYFIIYGAAAVGLIAFLIAWGFQLQKGLVVTGLGDWGSGGGSTWGLYIGAFIWWVGVAHGGIILSAAVRLLGMDRYLPIARLAEMTTIGGLSAAGFYILVHMGRPDRMVTSIIGHYHITVNNSPLVWDVTVITAYFVLSATYLGLTLRYDVNRLRDDLPDMFEPVYKLLTIGYTKKEDEVIDRMVWWLAAAVIIMAPLLLHGGVIPWLFALLPAMPAWSGGIQGPMFLSIALMSAISGVIIISYAFRRAYDWDHIITDDIFRGLLLWLGFFTLLFLWFQLQAVFNGIFLGPLDKAHAAEAKIAHPLYRIAIGLIFSSLVYIFAQGIRPALFSKKRALVVSCAVLMGTLTEKILFVVEGFMDPHFNIYANTPGTYFPSLVEWLSLVGTTALVVLLFLNLSKLVPVVELHAVEHLRDDHAHEDEATEPEVEA from the coding sequence ATGAGCACGAAGGAGCCAACTGAAGCGGACATCCTTCGCCCGATCAATACGCTCACGAAGAAGTACTTTATTATATACGGCGCTGCGGCCGTCGGCCTCATTGCCTTCCTCATCGCCTGGGGATTCCAGCTCCAGAAGGGTCTGGTCGTCACCGGTCTTGGCGACTGGGGGAGCGGTGGCGGTTCGACCTGGGGCCTGTACATCGGCGCGTTCATTTGGTGGGTCGGTGTCGCTCACGGCGGCATCATCCTCTCAGCCGCCGTCCGTCTACTCGGCATGGACCGATACCTGCCGATCGCTCGGCTTGCAGAGATGACAACGATCGGCGGCCTCTCGGCCGCCGGCTTCTACATTCTGGTCCACATGGGCCGTCCGGACCGGATGGTCACGAGTATCATTGGTCACTACCACATCACGGTCAACAACTCACCGCTCGTATGGGACGTGACCGTCATCACGGCGTACTTTGTGCTGTCGGCCACCTATCTTGGCCTGACACTACGGTACGACGTCAACCGCCTGCGTGACGATCTTCCCGACATGTTCGAGCCGGTCTACAAGCTGCTGACGATCGGGTATACCAAGAAGGAAGACGAGGTCATCGATCGGATGGTCTGGTGGCTCGCAGCGGCAGTCATCATCATGGCCCCGCTCTTGCTTCACGGTGGCGTCATCCCGTGGCTGTTCGCGTTGCTTCCCGCGATGCCCGCCTGGTCTGGCGGAATTCAGGGACCGATGTTCCTCAGCATTGCGCTGATGTCGGCGATCAGCGGCGTGATCATCATCTCGTACGCGTTCCGCCGCGCGTACGACTGGGACCACATCATCACCGACGACATCTTCCGCGGGCTACTCCTGTGGCTCGGGTTCTTCACCCTGTTGTTCCTCTGGTTCCAGCTGCAGGCAGTCTTCAACGGTATCTTCCTCGGCCCGCTTGACAAAGCACACGCGGCTGAGGCGAAGATCGCTCATCCGCTCTACCGTATCGCGATTGGGCTGATCTTCTCGTCACTCGTGTATATCTTCGCTCAGGGGATCCGTCCGGCACTATTCAGCAAGAAACGGGCGCTCGTCGTCAGCTGTGCAGTGCTTATGGGGACGCTGACCGAGAAGATCCTGTTCGTCGTTGAAGGGTTCATGGACCCACACTTCAATATCTACGCCAACACGCCCGGGACCTACTTCCCGAGCCTGGTTGAGTGGCTGTCACTCGTCGGGACGACTGCGCTGGTTGTACTTTTATTCCTCAACCTCTCGAAGCTAGTCCCAGTGGTCGAACTTCACGCGGTCGAACACCTGCGCGACGACCACGCACACGAGGACGAAGCGACTGAACCCGAGGTGGAAGCATGA
- a CDS encoding DUF2249 domain-containing protein, protein MTRLDVRDIPPVNRHPTIHDEFDALESGESLTIVNDHEPKPLFYEFEAEVDTFDADGYEVEQIASDEFVATFPKVET, encoded by the coding sequence ATGACACGACTCGATGTCAGGGACATTCCACCGGTGAACCGCCATCCCACGATCCACGACGAGTTCGACGCCCTCGAGTCGGGCGAATCGCTGACGATCGTCAACGATCACGAACCGAAGCCGTTGTTCTACGAGTTCGAGGCCGAGGTCGACACCTTCGACGCCGATGGCTACGAGGTCGAACAGATCGCTTCTGACGAGTTCGTCGCGACGTTCCCGAAAGTAGAGACGTGA
- a CDS encoding alpha/beta hydrolase, whose amino-acid sequence MGANSRSLVTNGEIGPVIPPTVNAESTYRTVNGIELHAVTAGDETDPLVVLLHGFPEFWYSWRTQIAPLVEASYRVLVPDLRGYNLSEKPNGVRAYRIRDSSRDVADLIATENRDAAHVVGHDWGGMVAWDLGLHYPETVDRLAVVNAPHPTAYRHQVIANPNQLRRSWYAMAFQLPWLPEVACRYDDYRLLERTLRETAAPGTFSDDGLARYRRAWDRDGALTGMLNWYRAVARHPPSPSTDRVDVPTLVVWGEADAALVSALAVDSVGFCPESRLELLPEASHWVHHEKSERVTALLCEHLESTADISRSR is encoded by the coding sequence ATGGGCGCAAATTCGCGATCGCTGGTCACGAACGGGGAAATCGGGCCCGTCATTCCGCCGACGGTCAATGCGGAATCAACCTATCGGACGGTCAACGGGATCGAGCTACACGCCGTCACGGCAGGCGACGAGACGGATCCACTGGTCGTCTTGCTCCACGGCTTTCCCGAGTTCTGGTATAGCTGGCGAACCCAGATCGCACCGCTCGTCGAGGCCAGTTACCGTGTTCTGGTCCCCGATCTTCGCGGGTACAACCTGAGCGAGAAACCGAACGGCGTACGAGCGTACCGAATTCGCGACTCCTCGCGGGACGTCGCCGACTTGATCGCGACGGAGAACCGAGATGCCGCACACGTCGTCGGCCATGATTGGGGCGGCATGGTCGCTTGGGATCTCGGACTCCACTATCCGGAGACGGTCGATCGACTCGCCGTCGTCAACGCACCGCATCCGACCGCCTACCGACATCAAGTCATCGCGAACCCCAATCAACTGCGTCGAAGTTGGTACGCCATGGCGTTTCAGCTGCCGTGGCTTCCCGAGGTCGCCTGCCGATACGACGACTATCGCCTGCTCGAGCGAACCCTTCGCGAAACCGCCGCACCGGGGACGTTCAGCGACGACGGTCTCGCCCGCTATCGCCGCGCTTGGGACCGCGACGGGGCGCTCACCGGGATGCTCAATTGGTATCGGGCGGTCGCACGACATCCGCCGAGTCCGTCGACTGACCGGGTCGACGTGCCGACACTCGTCGTCTGGGGCGAAGCGGACGCGGCACTTGTGTCCGCCCTCGCGGTCGACAGCGTGGGGTTTTGTCCGGAGAGCCGCCTCGAGTTACTACCGGAGGCGAGTCACTGGGTTCACCATGAAAAATCTGAACGAGTGACGGCACTGCTGTGCGAACACCTCGAGTCGACGGCGGACATCAGTCGTTCCAGATGA
- a CDS encoding P-loop NTPase: protein MSITEHELEIKLEGVEDPDIGEDIVSLGLVNDVTIDDETARISLAFNAPYAPSEMEIGNQVREVIQNAGLEADLRAHVSEDHGFDDEVLPRVRNVIAVSSGKGGVGKTTVAANLAAGLEKRGAMVGLLDADIHGPNVPQILPAESDPGVTPNEEIVPPRSDGVRIISMGMMMEDDDDPAILRGPMVNKFMVKFLEGVEWGRLDYLIVDLPPGTGDATLNLLQSMPVTGSVVVTTPQEMALDDTRKGIQMFNKHDTPVLGVVENMSSFICPSCGDQHGLFGTGGADTIVDKYDVPLLGRIPIHPDFGADGSKGALVKDDDSEVQNHLEDLVGEIADQIGEANRRTVSENITQEPANKLPTETED from the coding sequence ATGAGCATCACAGAACACGAACTCGAAATCAAACTCGAGGGGGTTGAAGATCCGGACATCGGCGAGGACATCGTCTCGCTGGGCTTGGTCAACGACGTCACCATCGATGACGAGACCGCTCGGATCTCGCTGGCCTTCAACGCGCCCTACGCGCCCTCCGAGATGGAGATCGGCAATCAGGTCCGCGAGGTTATCCAGAACGCCGGTCTCGAGGCCGACCTTCGGGCACACGTTAGCGAGGATCACGGCTTCGACGACGAGGTCCTCCCGCGGGTTCGCAACGTCATCGCCGTTTCCTCCGGGAAGGGTGGTGTCGGGAAGACGACGGTCGCGGCCAACCTCGCAGCCGGACTCGAGAAACGCGGTGCGATGGTCGGCCTGCTCGACGCCGACATTCACGGGCCCAACGTCCCGCAGATCCTCCCGGCCGAGAGCGATCCCGGTGTCACACCCAATGAAGAGATCGTGCCGCCCCGTTCGGACGGCGTCCGCATCATCAGCATGGGCATGATGATGGAGGACGATGACGACCCCGCGATCCTGCGAGGACCGATGGTCAACAAGTTCATGGTGAAGTTCCTCGAAGGCGTCGAGTGGGGCCGACTGGACTACCTCATCGTCGACCTGCCGCCGGGGACCGGCGACGCGACGCTGAACCTGCTCCAGTCGATGCCGGTGACCGGCTCGGTCGTCGTCACGACGCCCCAGGAGATGGCGTTAGACGACACCCGAAAGGGGATTCAGATGTTCAACAAACACGATACACCGGTGCTGGGCGTCGTCGAGAACATGAGCTCGTTCATCTGCCCGTCCTGTGGCGACCAGCACGGCCTGTTCGGGACCGGTGGCGCGGACACCATCGTCGACAAATACGACGTCCCACTTCTGGGTCGGATCCCGATCCACCCAGACTTCGGGGCCGACGGCAGTAAAGGCGCGCTCGTCAAGGACGACGATAGCGAGGTCCAGAACCACCTCGAGGACCTTGTCGGCGAGATCGCCGACCAGATCGGCGAGGCCAACCGCCGGACGGTTTCGGAGAACATCACGCAGGAACCCGCGAACAAGCTGCCGACCGAGACGGAAGACTAA
- a CDS encoding cupin domain-containing protein → MLDTYADSIADLDPDNGEVETAELVVTDDVLVKAFALGPGAELEAHEHADSTNVFHVLEGTVTVIQGEESERIDAPGVVHHERGVAHGARNETDETVVFTASLCPLPS, encoded by the coding sequence ATGCTCGATACGTACGCCGATTCGATCGCCGACCTCGATCCGGATAACGGCGAGGTCGAGACCGCGGAACTGGTCGTCACCGACGATGTCCTCGTGAAGGCGTTCGCCCTCGGACCGGGTGCGGAACTCGAGGCCCACGAACACGCCGACAGCACGAACGTCTTTCACGTGCTCGAGGGGACGGTAACCGTGATTCAGGGCGAGGAGAGCGAGCGGATTGACGCGCCCGGAGTGGTCCACCACGAGCGCGGCGTCGCCCACGGGGCGAGAAACGAGACCGACGAGACGGTGGTCTTCACGGCGAGTCTCTGTCCGCTGCCGTCCTGA
- a CDS encoding PHP domain-containing protein, which translates to MLSVELHTHSSLSYDGRDPVELILEQAEAVGLDAIAVTDHDEIDASLEAVERAPDYGLVGIPGMEISSKAGHVLGLGLEEAVPPGLSFESTLEAIHDQGGLAVIPHPFQESRHGVMARISREQLAFGDAIEVYNSRLFTGRANRQAERYARSRDLPMTAGSDAHISEMVGQAVTRVDADERSVDAILDAIAAGRTTVEGKRTPWRISVQQFAGGVTRRLSRVLKLIQ; encoded by the coding sequence GTGCTGTCGGTCGAACTCCACACGCACTCGTCGCTGTCCTACGACGGCCGCGACCCGGTCGAGCTCATCTTGGAGCAGGCCGAGGCCGTCGGTCTCGACGCGATCGCAGTGACGGACCACGACGAGATCGATGCGAGCCTCGAAGCCGTCGAGCGCGCCCCCGACTACGGACTGGTCGGCATTCCGGGGATGGAAATCTCGAGCAAGGCGGGCCACGTACTCGGCCTGGGGCTCGAGGAGGCCGTCCCGCCGGGGCTCTCGTTCGAATCAACGCTTGAGGCGATCCACGACCAGGGCGGGCTGGCCGTGATCCCCCATCCGTTCCAAGAGTCGCGCCACGGCGTGATGGCCCGGATATCCCGCGAACAGCTCGCCTTCGGCGACGCGATCGAGGTCTACAACTCCCGGCTGTTTACCGGGCGCGCCAACCGACAGGCCGAACGCTACGCCCGATCGCGGGACCTGCCGATGACCGCCGGCAGCGACGCCCACATCAGCGAGATGGTCGGCCAGGCGGTCACCCGCGTCGACGCCGACGAACGCTCCGTCGACGCGATTCTCGACGCGATCGCGGCGGGACGAACAACCGTCGAAGGGAAGCGAACCCCCTGGCGGATCAGCGTCCAGCAGTTCGCCGGCGGCGTCACACGACGACTGAGCCGCGTCCTGAAACTCATCCAATGA
- a CDS encoding 4Fe-4S ferredoxin N-terminal domain-containing protein → MSTDDESFHPLGEEWEDELETMLDDTEYDSDLGMEMAQDAMRVTKGELSEADFHERYHEDVMEEFGEDERPTKEAYEAAQEEAKGTASSMLNAFDGDDGETRRETMKKMGVGAAAVGMGAFGATQDGPAESLSAEGGHSETNEHSDTQWGMTIDLERCDGCLTCMTACTQENDLDAGVNWMYVMAWEDDLHGSPEEGGNTDVYTDFNMGSDFNMLVRPCQHCTDAPCEKVCPTTARHTRDKDGLVLTDYDVCIGCRYCQVACPYGVNYFQWDEPDVAYEDIPEGDERDVDSPDQITHAEYEHGERWVDSRAPRGTMSKCTMCPSMQDGEQGEDKVGTSACETACPPNAIQFGNVKDEKSDPSQHRDHPSKSRAIIHLTNSTESNKSAPSADQINSALSEGDDLETAIGKIDGLTEDVLAIMKAIDIVSEGTEPSGEESNTILENEQKILSAVEAFQQYVDLESEEARDDLQLGDGSEQEAKFRLHQYTGKPSSFQLLEDVGTNPNVTYLGQEPGPEAEQVEGPTKYEDVGDLVDKRQDLLDEETIGGVDGVSL, encoded by the coding sequence ATGAGCACGGACGATGAATCATTCCACCCACTCGGCGAAGAGTGGGAGGACGAACTCGAGACGATGCTCGACGATACCGAGTACGACAGCGATCTCGGTATGGAGATGGCCCAGGATGCGATGCGGGTCACCAAGGGCGAGCTCTCTGAAGCCGACTTCCACGAACGCTATCACGAGGACGTGATGGAGGAGTTCGGCGAGGACGAGCGACCGACCAAAGAAGCCTACGAGGCAGCACAGGAGGAGGCGAAGGGAACCGCCTCCAGCATGCTCAATGCCTTCGACGGCGACGATGGAGAAACCCGTCGGGAGACGATGAAGAAGATGGGTGTCGGTGCAGCAGCCGTCGGAATGGGAGCGTTCGGCGCTACCCAAGACGGTCCCGCGGAGAGCCTCTCCGCCGAAGGAGGGCACTCGGAAACCAACGAGCACAGCGATACCCAGTGGGGGATGACGATTGACCTCGAGCGCTGTGACGGCTGTCTGACCTGTATGACGGCCTGTACCCAGGAGAACGATCTCGACGCCGGCGTCAACTGGATGTACGTTATGGCCTGGGAGGACGACCTCCACGGCAGCCCCGAGGAAGGCGGCAACACCGACGTCTACACCGACTTCAACATGGGGAGCGACTTCAACATGCTCGTGCGGCCATGCCAGCACTGCACGGACGCTCCCTGTGAGAAGGTCTGTCCGACGACGGCCCGTCACACCCGCGACAAGGACGGACTCGTCCTGACCGACTACGACGTCTGTATCGGCTGCCGATACTGTCAGGTTGCCTGTCCCTACGGCGTCAACTACTTCCAGTGGGACGAACCCGACGTGGCCTACGAGGACATCCCGGAGGGGGATGAACGCGATGTCGACAGCCCCGATCAGATCACGCACGCCGAGTACGAACACGGCGAGCGCTGGGTTGACAGTCGCGCGCCCCGGGGTACGATGAGTAAGTGTACGATGTGTCCGTCCATGCAGGACGGCGAGCAGGGCGAAGACAAGGTCGGGACGAGCGCCTGCGAAACGGCCTGTCCGCCGAACGCGATCCAGTTCGGGAACGTCAAAGACGAGAAGAGCGACCCGTCTCAGCACCGTGACCACCCGAGCAAGAGTCGTGCGATCATTCACCTGACGAACAGCACCGAAAGCAACAAGTCCGCTCCGTCGGCGGACCAGATCAACAGTGCCCTCAGCGAAGGCGACGACCTCGAGACCGCGATTGGGAAGATCGACGGCCTCACCGAGGACGTCCTCGCGATCATGAAGGCGATCGACATCGTCAGCGAGGGTACCGAGCCCAGCGGCGAAGAGAGCAACACCATCCTCGAGAACGAACAGAAGATCCTCTCCGCTGTCGAGGCCTTCCAGCAGTACGTCGACCTCGAGAGCGAGGAGGCCCGTGACGACCTGCAACTCGGCGACGGGAGCGAACAGGAGGCGAAGTTCCGTCTCCACCAGTACACGGGCAAACCGAGCTCGTTCCAGTTGCTCGAGGACGTCGGGACGAACCCGAACGTCACCTATCTCGGCCAGGAGCCCGGACCGGAGGCCGAACAGGTCGAAGGGCCAACCAAGTACGAGGACGTAGGAGACCTTGTCGATAAACGGCAGGACCTCCTCGACGAAGAGACCATCGGCGGTGTTGACGGGGTGTCGCTATGA
- a CDS encoding helix-turn-helix domain-containing protein: MAQATLTLTMPEDVWIQQISTNYPESTFRVLAAVPGSESGFALVRIAGPAVPEVIEAMNDHPQLTEITLAQWSDNEATVHFETTSPLLLFSSRESGMPIELPVEIQDGEAKIDVTGSRERLAELAEQLEYFGLQYRIEHVRERLHESQLLSERQLEVIVAAVEEGYYDTPRRSSLTELADHLDIAKSTCSETLHRAEEAVIKRFVEDLPSVDSDETLEEELAST, translated from the coding sequence ATGGCCCAAGCAACTCTTACCCTCACGATGCCCGAGGACGTCTGGATCCAGCAGATATCGACGAACTATCCCGAGTCGACCTTCCGGGTCCTCGCGGCCGTGCCCGGATCCGAGTCCGGCTTCGCCCTCGTCCGAATCGCCGGTCCGGCAGTCCCCGAGGTGATCGAGGCCATGAACGATCACCCACAGCTCACCGAAATCACGCTCGCCCAGTGGAGCGACAACGAGGCGACGGTCCACTTCGAGACGACGTCACCGCTCCTGTTGTTCTCCTCCCGGGAGTCGGGAATGCCCATCGAGCTCCCGGTCGAAATACAGGACGGTGAGGCGAAAATAGATGTTACGGGCTCCCGTGAACGCCTCGCCGAACTCGCCGAACAGCTCGAGTACTTCGGCCTCCAGTATCGGATCGAGCACGTTCGCGAGCGACTCCACGAGAGTCAACTGCTCTCAGAGCGGCAACTCGAGGTGATCGTCGCGGCGGTCGAAGAGGGGTACTACGACACCCCGCGGCGGTCCTCGCTGACCGAACTAGCCGACCACCTCGATATCGCCAAGTCGACCTGCAGCGAGACGCTCCATCGAGCCGAGGAAGCGGTAATCAAACGATTCGTCGAGGATCTCCCGAGCGTTGATAGCGACGAAACGCTCGAAGAGGAACTCGCGAGTACCTAA
- a CDS encoding asparagine synthase-related protein, producing the protein MTDPSLRGTEPPTVRTALENHDPLPGTTGFAGAVDDQLVRDVLGRVPLFVEAEASTSRADPAWAFEPTALEEPTLFPAGAAAAIDGPLPESESHWSLPDPEPAEPDAALEDLERAIETATDAVRRDNRDIAVAFSGGVDSALVAELLDAPLYVVGFPDSHDVEAARTAADAMDRELTVVDLEPADLERAVPEVARATGRTNAMDVQIALPLYLVGERVAADGFDALAVGQGADELFGGYEKVVRLDHRVEAETVRGAVREQVRSLPDQLPRDVLTIEATGLEPVAPFLHDAVVEAALHLPDELLADEDERKRGFRKVAARYLPDEVAHRDKKAVQYGSLVARELDRLARQAGYKRRMDDHVGKYVSSLLGDGEIQRN; encoded by the coding sequence ATGACAGACCCATCGCTTCGCGGTACCGAACCACCGACCGTTCGTACCGCCCTCGAGAACCACGACCCGCTCCCGGGAACGACCGGCTTCGCGGGAGCGGTCGACGACCAACTCGTTCGCGACGTGCTCGGGCGGGTGCCCCTGTTCGTCGAAGCGGAAGCGAGTACGTCGCGCGCGGACCCGGCGTGGGCATTCGAGCCGACCGCGCTCGAGGAACCGACGCTCTTTCCGGCCGGCGCGGCCGCGGCCATCGACGGCCCGCTTCCCGAGTCAGAGTCCCACTGGTCACTGCCCGATCCCGAGCCCGCCGAGCCTGACGCTGCCCTCGAGGACCTCGAGCGCGCGATCGAAACGGCGACCGACGCGGTTCGGCGGGACAACCGCGATATCGCCGTCGCCTTCTCCGGTGGCGTCGACTCGGCACTAGTCGCCGAACTGCTGGACGCGCCGCTGTACGTCGTCGGCTTTCCGGACAGCCACGACGTCGAGGCTGCGCGGACGGCCGCCGACGCGATGGATCGTGAGCTGACGGTCGTCGACCTCGAGCCTGCCGACCTCGAGCGCGCCGTGCCTGAGGTGGCGCGGGCGACCGGTCGGACGAACGCAATGGATGTCCAGATCGCGCTGCCGCTGTATCTGGTCGGTGAGCGGGTCGCCGCCGACGGGTTCGACGCGCTCGCCGTCGGCCAGGGCGCAGACGAACTATTCGGTGGTTACGAGAAGGTCGTCCGGCTCGATCACCGAGTCGAGGCCGAGACGGTTCGGGGAGCCGTCCGTGAACAGGTCCGCAGCCTGCCCGACCAGCTGCCCCGAGACGTGCTGACGATCGAGGCGACGGGCCTCGAGCCGGTCGCGCCCTTCCTCCACGACGCCGTGGTCGAGGCGGCTCTGCACCTCCCGGACGAGCTCCTGGCCGACGAGGACGAACGAAAACGCGGGTTCCGGAAGGTGGCGGCTCGGTACCTGCCGGACGAAGTCGCCCACCGGGACAAGAAAGCGGTCCAGTACGGCAGCCTGGTTGCCCGCGAACTCGATCGGCTCGCCCGTCAGGCCGGCTACAAGCGCCGGATGGACGACCACGTCGGCAAGTACGTCTCGTCGTTGCTCGGGGACGGCGAGATCCAGCGCAACTGA